AATGGCCTTGCCGGTGTTGAAATGTATAAAAAAGACAATTACAACATTGTATTGATGGATCTTAAAATGCCTGTCATGGACGGCCTTCAGGCAACGAGGGAAATAAGGAAACTGGAAAAGAAAGCAGGGAAAAGAAGAATTCCTGTGATTGCCCTGACAGCCCATGGAACAAGAAATGATCAAAAGTTGAGTGATGAAGCAGGATGTGATGATCATCTTATAAAACCTGTAAAAAAACAGGAACTTCTGGATATTATCGATAAATACTTGAAAAAATGAAATGTCATGTCCC
The window above is part of the Deltaproteobacteria bacterium genome. Proteins encoded here:
- a CDS encoding response regulator; this translates as MEDEKREKKREPAKILFVEDDRSIRALIRLIFSKTEYEIDMAENGLAGVEMYKKDNYNIVLMDLKMPVMDGLQATREIRKLEKKAGKRRIPVIALTAHGTRNDQKLSDEAGCDDHLIKPVKKQELLDIIDKYLKK